The genomic window tgcataccacatgtgtgcctattGCTCTTTAGGGCCAGAAAGAGGGGATAAAAAGAACTGGAGTTTGCAGATGGCTACTGGAACTCAAACCTAGGTTCTTTGGAACTCTTACCTActaagccacctccccagccttaaaatgtttttctgaagTATTTAGTGAGGTAAATAGCCAGAGGGCCAAGGTttaattctcagcatccacatggaggctTATACCTGCCTGCAACTacagttccagggcttctgacgCCTTcacgcagacatacatgcaggcaaaataccaatacataaagatcatgtatttttttaaaagaaacacatttgtaaaataaaataaaaaccttaaaaatagaTTTAGTTTTAGACATGTGCTTGTGACTAGAGGTTAGACATTACAGGCAGTTATAAGCTGCCTGATATGTGTTAACTGACACACCATTTTTTTTCCAGCTCCTAAAATGTTTTTGTTATGAGAGTACCATGTTGAAAGCTAGGTGTGGGTGCAAGAAAtcgctgtgtagctctggctggcctggtatTCACTTTGCAATCCAGGCTGACTTGCAGCAATCACTTGGCTTCAGTTTCCCAAATacacttttgtttatatatattaattgTGTTAAATAACGGTTTTCATTGCAACATTTcgtacatgcacaaacatgtcTCTATCCAGTATTCACCAAGTATTCTTTCATCTCTCCACCTTGATCATCTTACTCTTTCTGAATGTTCCTCCCActccaaatatatacacatacacacacacacacacacacacactcatttaaaTGTTCTCTAGTCCTAGTTTTATAGAAATTTAAGGGAAAGAGCTATTATCTTTGTATATAATGCACGAACAGAAAGCAGGAAAAGCAGGATGTGTCTACTTACATCATCGATGTCTTCATCATCATCCCCAATGTCATCAAACTGAATTTCATCATCATCTCCAGGACCAAATGTATCAGTTTCATTGATTTTAGCTAAAAATACACgcacagagacaaaaaaaaaaaaaacactgataatataataaaaatatcgaCTTCCAACTTTCTACTAATTTTGCTATGTGGAGCAAAATATTAATGCATTGagagtattttaaattttcttttgtttataggGCTCCTGAGAAAGACAATGTCTAATTATACTAACTCTGAAGCAATTACCTTCAGGGAAACTTCAGAAGTTTATGTACAAACAACTTTATTAACtatctcaataaaagaaaagaaaaagttacttTAGGAGGGAGACAGATTTGAGGAGTCATTACTGGCCTTGGTATTAAGGAAGGTTTCAAGTGTCCAAAAAATTTAACTCCTGATCCAAGTGAACcatacagaacaaacaaacaaacaaaccaaaaaacaaaaacaagagaagaaaagaacaacTGATTCCCACAAATTATTAGGAAGAAACATCTGGGTAAATCATGCTTTTCCCTAAAGGAATCAGTATATTGCTCTATCCCCAAATCTCTTACTGTTTCCTAGAATAGAATGGCAAGTCTATAATTTTCAGTACAGCCTTACTGTTTATGAGTCATGTTTTCATAAGGAATCACAATGCAGGCATTTAAAAAAAGCTGTTACATGAAAAAATACAGACTTACAAAAACAGTGTATAAAGTATATTTTCCCTCTAAAAAGGATATAGGAGACTTGTGTTTTGAGGagggaaacaaagaatattagTTTTAAAACATATAGTAATGAATAAAGATACAATATATTAACAGTGACATTCACTGAAAACCTATACTGCATAGTCACTACCCCTTATATTTACATGCAAGCAAGGGCACTCTTGAAGGAGCATTTTTCAGTAGTGCTAGTGACTGAACCTGCTTGGTGTGTGCTAAGGTGGCTGTGAGTGAACTGTACTTACTGCACTGTCAACCTCTCTTGAACTAGTTTTAACATATCATAACAAATAATTCCTTTGCCTGACACTGTACTTTCTCACTAAATACACTTTTATCAGGAACAGAATTTTAGTACCTTCTTTCTTATGGTATCTAGTATAAAGTATAATCAGGTATGCTTAACTCTAATTCTGTTAAGCACACAAATTAATATGATCATATGTAAAAATCTACAAAATTCCATTTGCTGCTTAAACGCCAGCAGGCAACCTAAGCACTAGAAGATGCGTTCAGAATCACTCGGGTATTACCGTGCTCTGGAAGCTCCCCATAGGCCTTGAGACTTCTAGCTTCATCTGcgttgtattttaaaatgacatcGGCTTTGTTGTccttaaaacaaaatgaagcaatatTTAGATCTGATTATATCACACTATTATCTGTGATATCATATAATACTTTcaaattgaatttaaaaatttaaatctcaATGTTTTGCTAAAAAATCTTTTGTCCCTTCCTTAGATTTAACTCAGAAGGTTTATGGACACAACTGAGAAATGACTAAAAATTCTGGGAAGATAAAGCTCACATCCATCTTTAACATCAGAACCACACAGACTGAATCCTTTATATTACTTACAATTACCCTTTAATCAGAGGCACAAATGCTCCCCTGGAAAAATTTACTGAGTGATTAAACAGCACAAGTCAAAGCTGAGACTTGGTATCAAGACCTaaggattttaaaaatgcatatgtgtatctatatacatgcatgtatgtgtggatacCTGTGATGGCTAACAGGGGCACGAGATCAAAAAGAACAAATGGTCTATGCATCTAGAGCACCTTTTCTCAACTAAAGCACTAATGCTAACTGTGGACCAGTGGAGTACTGTGCATTAAAGGGTGTTCCATAACCCAGAGCCAGAATAGTCTCCGAACACCGCCCTTGCCCCTGTGGAGCGCCAAAGCACCTACAGAGAACCCTTTGGTTTGAAAAAAAGATGTCAGCTCTTTTAATTCGGAACACAAAAGTTAAAAACTAAGAATGATGAAAGGCAAACAAATAGAAATGTATTAGGGGACGGGTCATAGTGGTTGTGGTGGGGGTTCCTGTGGCGATCGATGTCCACTATGATAGACTGTCCCTTCAAACTGTGCCAAAACAgaccctttcttccttttgcttgTGTAATAGCAattagaagagaaggggagggaggtttTGCATGAGGCAGtaatgagaggagagggggagctgATATTAGGATCATATCATTCAGGGatttaaagtgaatttaaaaaagaaatgaatatacaAGGCCATTTGTGGGATGTAACTGGATTCATTCAGTTGTAAAACCCTATACAATTGGTtcctagattttaaaagatgtataaaGTAAAAGAGAAGCACTAGAGgacaacttaaaaaaagaaaaaaaagaaacccactaCACGGTAGTATCAGCCATTGTAAAATGGGAAACTTCAAATAGTCATGACAGAGAAAAACTGAATGTCTGACTCCTCCATAATGCCAGGGGCCCCAGAATAATGCTAAAGACACAATGGGCTGTTAGGAAATGGCTCCTCAAGTTCAAGCAATCAACCACCAACTTAAAAATGACTTACTTGGTAATCTCGGAGGCCCACCAGTATGATATCTGAGGTATTTATCCAAACctacaaaagaaaaatcactgtatgatatattaaaataaagtgGAATCATGAAATCCTAGAGATGATTCACTTAGAAACTGATGACTTTACAAACCATTTTGTTATCTACTATAAAAGCAGAgaaatggggctggggagatggctcagtggttaagagcaccgactgctcttctagaggtcctgagttcaaatcccagcaaccacatggtggctcacaaccatccgtaatgagatctgataccctcttctggtgtatctgaggatagctacggtgtacttatataaaataaataaataaatgttaaaaaaaataaacaatagaaaaatgtggttttcttttttcttttggctttttggatttgacttttttgagacagggtttctctgtatagccctggctgtcctggaactcagaaatccttctgcctctgcctcccagagtgctgggattataggcgtcgccaccacagcccggcaaaAAGTGGTTTTCTAAGTCACTGTCTTCTACCTACCTACCATACTGACACACCTTTCACAATCCTTTTCCTTTGTGAAGGACTGATATCAGGAAGATAAAGCATATCCTCTCCTTCAACCACTCTCACTCGCAGCTGGGACTTCCCAGTATGCAAAAGGGCAATTTGCCATACCTCTTtaggacttttttctctttttttttggtttatcgagacagggtttctctgtatagccctggttgtcctggaactcactctgtagaccaggctggccttgaactcagaaatgcacctgcctcagcctcccgagggctgggattacaggcatgtgccaccacacttggctctcTTTAGGACTTCTTAAAAGCGGAATggttctccagcccctcccctctttcATACCATCAACAGCTTAGAAGATAGGCTATTTGTTTTTTTAGACCATTCTTTAGATTTGTTGAGTGAATGAATGGTTACGAATGTAATCTTTAAATTCCTTCTATGGTCTTAAACTGGACTTACATGAATATCCATAAAAACTGTAGAGGTGGGAGGCTGAACATGCACCTCACTGCTATAGTGAGGTTGCTCTTTACCTGTTCAGAGGCCCTGGGATGGCTTGCTGgcaacaccccacccccacgggTGCATTTCCTCTATACTCCTCAACACTTTTATATTAGGATAAAACGGATGTCCAAATACTTACCTTTTTTCTCAATTTCCCTCTGATGTGGCACAGCCTCTTTACACCATCGAAACACATGGCTTCTAATCGTCCATTTCCCAACATTTTGATTACTTGAGCATATTCTAAGGGGGAAAAATGCAAGAAATATTGCCTACTTTTTTTGATTAAAAACAACTCTATAATAGTCCACTGAAGATAAAGAAGAACATGTGGTTTCATTTATAAGGAATAAATATACAAAGGGCAAATATGGAATAAACGGAGGGAGTTAAACACTTGGCTAGTTAATGGTTGAACGAGAAATAAGACTTTGTAATATAATAACCTGGGCCTGTTATTAGATGCTTTAATTATACGGCTCTTGTGACTGTGTTCTACTTCTAGAGATCAAAGGTGTCAGTATATACACCATACCTCCTCAGAAATCTCAGACTCAGATCTTTACTTGTTTTATGCCCTTACTTTTCCCTCTTTGAATCTTAGAGAAATCTCATTGACCTTTTCAGTGCAAGTATCTTAAATGTTAGTGGTATACTTGCTGAATTAGTATGTCAATACTTATTCTTGGAAAGCCAGAATCTTCTTTCACTTGGGTCAAATGCCaaactatttattcattttcttgtcATATAGCCTTGGTTAGTCTGGAAGTCAATAGATCCCCCGGCCcgtctctctgcctctttgcctCTTGAGTGTCTGAGTGtcgagattaaaggtgtatattaTTATGCCTGGCTTAAAATGCCGAATTCTTTTAAGAAAAGGTAATACCCAAATGTCGGTGTAAATAAAttcaaacataatccgaggcagCCAGAAACTGttcccaacaaaggaaaacaaacaggaaagtcGAACCGGAGCCCAGCTTCCCCAGCATCCTACCTTGTCCATCCTCCTTGAACACAAGCTCTCGCTTTTCCGATTCATTCTCATTCTTCCCTCTACGTCTGTTCTTACCTCCTTTTCCTAGTGGTTTtgataagaaagaaaaggaatcagTTATCTGCAAaacactatgaaaagaaaaatgttagacAAACATTGTTTAACAGACTCAAGaaactgttgtttgtttgtttattttggagacagggtttctctgtgtagaccagactggcctggaactcctagAGAtccattcacctgcctctgcctcccatgtgttgGGCTTGAAAGGTGTACACTAGCACCACCCAGCTAGAAATGCATCTTTATAAAGTcaggtaaatttaaaaattgatgcAATCCAGTTAATCATGTTAAACTTACTATGTTCAGGTGTGTATGGTTAGTCTATTGACGCCTCATGGAATTTCCTAAGGAATACCCTTTTTTCCTCATATATTCTGTGTCTcaggagaaaataaaagcatctaAGGAATAATACAAGTAAAGACACAATAACAAATAGGAATGACAAAACAACCAAGTTGCATCTAGACAAAGAGCCAGTCAGGAGTGCTGCAGAAGCCCAGCCCAGACCCAGAAGCCCTAAGATTCAAGCAAAAGGAACTGTTAGGTAGGTCAGAAGATACCCCTCCCAA from Apodemus sylvaticus chromosome X, mApoSyl1.1, whole genome shotgun sequence includes these protein-coding regions:
- the Eif1ax gene encoding eukaryotic translation initiation factor 1A, X-chromosomal — its product is MPKNKGKGGKNRRRGKNENESEKRELVFKEDGQEYAQVIKMLGNGRLEAMCFDGVKRLCHIRGKLRKKVWINTSDIILVGLRDYQDNKADVILKYNADEARSLKAYGELPEHAKINETDTFGPGDDDEIQFDDIGDDDEDIDDI